CTTCACTTCGACCACCACTCAATGAAACTTTCCCACATTCCAAAGTTGACAATCTCCCACGTTTCGCTTACCTTGTGTCGGGATCTAAAGGAGATCTTGAAAGCCTTTGGAGAACTCTTAGAGCATTGTACCACCCAAGAAACCAATACATTGTCCACATGGATCTTGAATCACCCATTGAAGAGAGACAAGAGCTGGCTTCTCGCATTAGTAACGACTCTATGTATTCAAAGATTGGTAATGTTTATATGATAACTAAAGCTAATCTTGTGACCTATACCGGACCAACAATGGTTGCGAATACTCTTCATGCTTGTGCCATTCTTCTTAAGAGAAGCCCTGACTGGGACTGGTTTATCAATCTCAGTGCTTCGGATTATCCACTTGTGACTCAAGATGGTAAAAAAGCTtgatctttctttccttatctTCTTGATCTTGGGTTTCACCTAACAATGTTACATGTTTTGAAGATTTGTTGTATACGTTTTCAACTTTGGACCGTAACCTCAACTTTATCGAGCACACAACTGACTTAGGTTGGAAAAAGTGAgcttctctctctatatatatatatacatgagtttctcaaattctattttagtttccattGGCTGAATCTAATGATTCTTGGTGTCTCATGGTGAAGCAAATACCGAGCAATGCGATTAATGATTGATCCTGCACTCTACATGCTAAACAAATCAAACATTTTTTGGGTCGGGCCTGGTCGAAGTTTACCAAATGCGTTTAAGTTACATACCGGTCAGTACTGTTCTTGTAGTCCTCAAGTTAAAAAACTATTACTATGTTCTTGTTGCAATAATCAATTATAATTAACTATGTGTTCTTGtcatgtagtttttttttttttttgaaaaagttctTGTCATGTAGTTAAAACCACATATATTACCATTCTTGTTGCAGTACGCAATAACTAAGTTCTTGTCATGTGGTTACATATTACAATGCTCTTGTTGCAATAAACAATAACTCTTTTCTTGTCCTGCATGtagttaaaaacatatattactaTCTTCTTGATGCAATTAGCAATATCTCATGTAGTTAAAAACATATTACGATGTTCTTGTTGCAATAAGAAGTAACTATGTTCTTGTCATGTAGTTAAAACATATCACTATGTTCTTGTTGCAATAAACAATAATTATGCTcttgttgtagtatagtgaagTTTAAAACTTCTTGTCGGGTTTATCTCGCAGGATCAGCTTGGATGGTTCTCTCGCGCCCATTTGTGGAGTATATCATTTGGGGTTGGGACAACTTACCAAGAACTTTACTCATGTATTACACAAACTTTGTTTCTTCTCCTGAGTTTTACTTCCACACAATCATATGTAACGTGCCTGAGTTCTCCAAAACTGCGTTGAACCATGATCTTCACTACATTGCGTGGCACAGACCACCGAGACAGCATCCTCGCTTGTTGTCCTTAACAAACATGAGACCGATGATTGCGAGCGGTGCTGCATTTGCTCGAAAATTCAGTAGAAACGACAGTGCTTTGGATAGGATTGATAAGGAACTGCTTATGCGTACGAACCAAGAGGGTTTCACTCCTGGTGGGTGGTGTGGGAAACCTGAGTGCTCGGTTGTGGAAGACGTGGCTAGGATTAATCCTGGATCAGGAGCAGAGAGGCTCAAGGGGCTTGTAGATAGGTTAGTTTCAGAAGCTAAATCAGGAGAAAGTTGTAGGAAAGTTAACTTACTACAATGGGACAAAGgatatttgtaaaaataataagaaaataaatctaaattACCATATTGAACTAAATTGATATAGATGAATTGCAGAGTCAAGACgataatttatttctttaaatttttaaacgTTTCATTGTGACGGTTCTATAGTGCACAAATTCTCAGGATACAATTAAGGTTTTTCTATCTTCCAACACCAAAGATAGAATATATTGAACATTTTTATGTGTTATACTCTCggataccaaaaaaaaaaactaaaaataataatagcatATGACGGATTTAGTATGAGTTGATTAATTACTTGGCTTCTTTCGAATGAAAGGGGGATGGCTCTTTTGTAGCTCATATGGTAAAAAATAACCATAAAGTGGAGATTTGAGAATTGACTCTCATATTAATCATTTGACAAATATTAActtactacaaaaaaaaaaaaatcacaactgaTTTTTGTGTATGCTAAATGGtccataataataatatttctataatattatttgagaagtcagtttcttaTGTGTCGCGCTCACGTTAACTTTCACGGTGGGTTATTACACTTacacccttaatgaattaaaaatattattagtggtttccatttttattattattagtgatATCCATTAATAACAGTTATCtatgtttcctttttcttaatAAAACTATGACTAActtcttaatgtaattttccttttattaaaacacataaataatataaaatataaaatataaaatataaaaattcaaaaacgaatttagtttttatatatatataaaatatatatatatataaaaataacttcacaaaaacttaaaaatataataattcagatatatttttctaaaagataataatatttttattataaatatcttttgatctaataattaataagaaaataatttggaacaacataaatgattatttaatatcttatttttccaaaaattattatatcttatgattattttaaaaccaaataaatattttataaagtgAGGCaacaacaatatatataatatttcttatttatcaatatatttttgattgaacAATTAGAattttcataacaaaatttataacacttcaattttttaattttatggaaAACAGCATATAGCAAATTATACAGAatcttacaaaatatatttttcatcctAAGATAAAAGTAACAAGATgagtttattttagtttaattgtaaccaaaaaaacaaatttgatcaGAAAATCGATACAATTCAATATActaaattatgaaaaatcaaatcaaacaattaTTAAGATTTAATGTGTAGTAGTGTTCTGTTGtatgaattttcaaaataatacaagttatgtttattaatgcaattctgatttaatatttatgtttcctattttctaaaataatatataccc
The window above is part of the Brassica napus cultivar Da-Ae chromosome C3, Da-Ae, whole genome shotgun sequence genome. Proteins encoded here:
- the LOC106373701 gene encoding beta-glucuronosyltransferase GlcAT14A-like, translating into MEKSMSHGSKFSSMGYANMENKWAFSLLITPLVCVFLIVTYFNMSLLLSSLRPPLNETFPHSKVDNLPRFAYLVSGSKGDLESLWRTLRALYHPRNQYIVHMDLESPIEERQELASRISNDSMYSKIGNVYMITKANLVTYTGPTMVANTLHACAILLKRSPDWDWFINLSASDYPLVTQDDLLYTFSTLDRNLNFIEHTTDLGWKNKYRAMRLMIDPALYMLNKSNIFWVGPGRSLPNAFKLHTGSAWMVLSRPFVEYIIWGWDNLPRTLLMYYTNFVSSPEFYFHTIICNVPEFSKTALNHDLHYIAWHRPPRQHPRLLSLTNMRPMIASGAAFARKFSRNDSALDRIDKELLMRTNQEGFTPGGWCGKPECSVVEDVARINPGSGAERLKGLVDRLVSEAKSGESCRKVNLLQWDKGYL